A window from Gottschalkiaceae bacterium SANA encodes these proteins:
- a CDS encoding efflux RND transporter permease subunit, whose amino-acid sequence MLSKFAVGRPTTIVMMTLVLLLLGIISFLNIPVDLFPEIEVPVLIVLSDYEGVSPSEIEKLVTRPLEGATAAVEGLVDLQSISSEGRSLVVAQFDYGTDMDQASLKVRERVDMVEGFLPEDASAPTILRFDPSDLPILDIALTAPALSSLELQSFVEEELKPKLEQVDGVANVDIIGGVEDQVEIRFSREQLVGYGLDIAQIQQILAAENFNLPAGQVSRGNRSLSVRAIGEFQSIEEVRDLLLPLPRGGQVRLGELAQVERIAKEGTTKTLINGQVAVELSINKQSGTNTVAVSDRMEAELATLLEAYPEIEMIRILDQAEVIRLAIKAVIQDALIGAFLAVLILYIFLGNYRTTLIIAITIPVSIISTFILLFYTGITINLMTLGGLALGLGMLVDNSIVVLENIFRFRQEGYDFKEAAVRGAKEVSLSVMASTLTTIAVFLPISFVGGLTSIIFRELALTVTFSLLTSLLLALTLIPMLSSLLLTDRQMELAFTDEDQRHRLIGRIRHQFESLRLLYSRTLKRALRNRKKMVAGAVIFMVVAVFLAFFLGQEFIPEMDEGLVQVDVRLPDGAQSHETEMVLAKIVQRIQPIAEVQSLFTRVGSSGNQGMVSAAGNRGQVSVILSSLQDREIEIQVIEAEIREAVKNIPGAEVSVMVPSSTNLSTAAAPLEVKILGDDLDALQKVSDDVVRELSKLASLTEVKSDLAEGIPEVWVVPDRLIASQYGLTTAQIAQSVNQQLSGIAATRLKLGGKEVEVRLRGDSIYSENMNTLSQTPVVGFGGLSVPLGEVAEIQLKQGPISINRESQSRLISVTAQLAYGDAADAAVVAEKALASLQMPKGVRVEITGENEEIEEAFSDLGWAMLLAVVLVYMVLASEFESLLNPFIILLIVPLSYAGALYGLTLFQQTLSVPSIMGLVIITGIVVNDAIVLIDYVNIRRKQGESREEALLAAGPIRMRPILMTTLTTVLGLAPYMVGTDEASMFMRPMAVVVIFGLITSTLLTLVLSPVIYSLFDDLSIKIGSRMHRGVSSK is encoded by the coding sequence ATGTTATCAAAGTTTGCAGTTGGTCGTCCCACAACCATTGTGATGATGACCCTGGTCCTTTTGCTTCTGGGGATCATATCATTTCTTAATATTCCGGTGGATTTGTTTCCGGAAATAGAAGTCCCTGTCTTAATCGTATTGTCGGATTACGAAGGGGTATCACCATCAGAGATTGAAAAATTAGTAACGCGACCATTGGAAGGAGCCACCGCTGCTGTAGAAGGACTGGTTGATTTGCAGTCTATTTCCTCGGAGGGGCGTTCTTTGGTGGTTGCGCAATTTGATTATGGTACGGATATGGATCAAGCGTCTTTAAAGGTGCGAGAACGGGTAGACATGGTGGAAGGTTTTTTGCCGGAGGATGCTTCTGCACCCACGATCTTGCGCTTTGACCCCAGTGATTTGCCGATTCTTGATATCGCTTTGACGGCGCCAGCCCTTTCGTCACTGGAGTTGCAATCCTTTGTAGAAGAGGAACTGAAGCCAAAGCTGGAGCAAGTAGATGGTGTAGCTAATGTTGATATTATCGGCGGTGTGGAAGATCAAGTCGAGATTCGATTCAGCCGCGAGCAACTGGTTGGTTATGGCTTGGATATCGCGCAGATTCAGCAGATTCTGGCGGCAGAAAACTTTAACCTGCCTGCAGGTCAAGTGAGTCGAGGCAACCGTTCCTTAAGTGTGCGGGCCATTGGTGAATTCCAATCTATCGAGGAAGTGCGGGACCTCTTGTTGCCTCTGCCTCGTGGTGGACAAGTTCGCTTGGGTGAATTGGCTCAGGTTGAACGGATCGCCAAGGAAGGAACAACCAAAACCCTGATTAACGGTCAAGTAGCGGTGGAGCTTTCTATCAACAAGCAGTCTGGCACCAATACGGTTGCTGTATCGGATCGAATGGAAGCGGAACTAGCGACCTTGCTAGAGGCCTATCCCGAGATTGAAATGATTCGGATTCTTGATCAGGCGGAAGTCATTCGATTGGCCATTAAGGCCGTTATTCAGGATGCGCTGATCGGCGCTTTTTTGGCTGTATTGATTTTGTATATCTTTCTGGGTAATTATCGGACCACATTGATTATTGCGATTACCATTCCAGTTTCGATTATTTCGACCTTTATTTTATTATTCTATACGGGTATTACCATCAATCTGATGACCCTGGGTGGCTTGGCACTGGGGCTGGGGATGCTGGTGGATAACTCCATCGTTGTTTTGGAAAATATATTCCGCTTTCGGCAGGAAGGCTATGATTTCAAAGAGGCTGCTGTACGGGGAGCCAAGGAAGTGAGTTTATCGGTAATGGCATCGACATTGACAACCATTGCTGTCTTTTTACCTATTTCTTTTGTTGGGGGATTGACCTCGATTATTTTTCGGGAACTTGCATTAACGGTTACCTTTTCGCTGTTGACATCCCTGTTACTGGCTCTGACTTTGATTCCCATGCTATCATCTTTATTGCTGACGGACAGACAGATGGAACTGGCTTTTACGGATGAGGATCAACGCCACCGATTGATTGGTCGCATTCGACATCAGTTTGAGTCGCTTCGCCTGCTATATAGCCGAACTTTGAAGCGAGCCTTGCGGAATCGGAAAAAAATGGTAGCCGGAGCTGTAATTTTTATGGTTGTGGCCGTCTTTTTGGCTTTCTTCCTAGGGCAGGAATTCATTCCTGAGATGGACGAAGGTTTGGTGCAAGTGGATGTACGCCTGCCGGATGGTGCACAGTCCCATGAAACGGAAATGGTTCTAGCTAAGATTGTTCAACGGATTCAACCCATAGCAGAAGTGCAGTCCTTGTTTACGCGAGTTGGATCAAGTGGAAACCAGGGCATGGTTTCTGCAGCTGGGAATCGTGGCCAGGTTTCTGTGATCTTGTCCTCTCTTCAGGACCGAGAGATAGAGATTCAAGTGATTGAAGCTGAAATTCGAGAAGCAGTAAAAAATATTCCTGGTGCGGAAGTTTCGGTGATGGTTCCATCGTCCACCAACCTTTCCACTGCGGCAGCACCTTTGGAAGTTAAGATTCTTGGCGATGATTTGGATGCTCTGCAAAAGGTAAGCGATGATGTGGTGCGAGAACTTTCAAAGCTTGCGTCCCTGACGGAAGTCAAAAGTGACCTAGCAGAAGGGATCCCGGAGGTTTGGGTCGTACCGGATCGATTGATCGCTTCACAATATGGATTGACAACAGCGCAGATTGCACAATCGGTCAATCAGCAATTAAGTGGTATCGCGGCGACTCGGCTGAAATTAGGCGGGAAAGAAGTGGAGGTACGCCTGCGGGGTGATTCGATTTACAGCGAAAATATGAATACCCTTTCCCAAACGCCAGTTGTGGGTTTTGGGGGATTAAGTGTTCCCCTGGGGGAGGTTGCTGAGATTCAATTAAAGCAGGGACCTATCAGCATCAATCGGGAATCTCAGTCAAGATTGATTTCGGTGACGGCTCAATTGGCATATGGAGATGCGGCAGATGCTGCGGTGGTGGCTGAAAAAGCCCTCGCTTCCTTGCAAATGCCGAAAGGAGTGCGGGTGGAAATTACGGGAGAAAATGAAGAAATTGAAGAGGCTTTTTCCGATCTGGGCTGGGCCATGCTTCTGGCAGTTGTTCTGGTGTATATGGTGCTTGCATCGGAATTTGAGTCTCTGCTAAACCCATTTATTATTCTATTGATTGTGCCCCTGTCCTATGCGGGCGCTCTCTATGGATTAACCTTGTTCCAGCAAACCCTGAGCGTACCGTCGATTATGGGCCTGGTCATTATTACGGGGATTGTGGTGAATGATGCCATTGTGTTGATTGATTATGTCAACATACGAAGAAAGCAAGGGGAATCGCGGGAAGAGGCCTTGCTGGCGGCGGGTCCGATTCGGATGCGGCCAATTCTGATGACAACCTTGACAACCGTTCTAGGGTTAGCGCCTTATATGGTTGGAACCGATGAGGCGTCGATGTTTATGCGTCCTATGGCAGTCGTTGTGATCTTTGGATTGATCACTTCAACCCTCTTGACCCTGGTATTGTCCCCTGTGATCTATTCCCTCTTTGATGATCTTTCCATTAAAATCGGGTCTCGGATGCACAGAGGGGTTTCAAGCAAGTAA
- a CDS encoding DUF4438 domain-containing protein, with protein sequence MAKTNRERLIRQSVQGKVHHPLGNDFRVERDGEPRILPATGGICYNVKVGDPAFGWEGDHIEPGVSVRNEEVRENQAFTALSCIGNEAIVVSGDAKGDRGYVTGKHGGIDHVLVYFDDETLNALAIDDKIMVRAHGQGLKLNAYPEIKVMNIDPDLFDRIQIEEKEGRLIVPVAAEVPAVMMASGLGARHAYSGDFDIMTGDKAGIEASGIDQLRFGDLVLLKDMDCAYGYDYRPGAVSIGVIVHSDCIKMGHGPGVTVILTSRDGKIDGLISEGANIKDIIENA encoded by the coding sequence ATGGCAAAAACGAATAGAGAACGGTTGATCAGACAATCGGTACAAGGAAAAGTACATCATCCATTGGGTAATGATTTTCGAGTAGAACGAGACGGAGAGCCGCGGATTTTACCTGCAACGGGTGGAATTTGCTACAACGTGAAGGTTGGGGATCCGGCCTTTGGTTGGGAAGGTGATCATATTGAACCGGGCGTTTCTGTACGAAACGAAGAGGTGAGGGAGAATCAAGCCTTTACCGCCTTGTCATGCATTGGCAATGAAGCGATTGTTGTGTCGGGTGATGCCAAGGGTGATCGAGGTTATGTAACAGGAAAACACGGTGGCATTGATCATGTTCTGGTGTATTTTGATGATGAAACCCTAAATGCCTTGGCGATCGATGATAAAATTATGGTTCGCGCCCATGGACAAGGATTAAAATTGAATGCGTACCCGGAGATCAAGGTGATGAACATTGACCCAGATCTCTTTGATCGGATTCAAATTGAGGAAAAAGAGGGGCGTTTGATTGTTCCAGTTGCGGCGGAAGTGCCGGCAGTGATGATGGCATCCGGTTTGGGGGCGCGCCATGCTTACTCGGGAGATTTTGATATTATGACTGGGGATAAGGCTGGGATAGAGGCATCAGGGATTGATCAGCTTCGATTCGGTGATCTAGTCTTGCTAAAAGATATGGATTGCGCTTATGGGTATGACTATCGCCCTGGTGCTGTGAGTATTGGGGTTATCGTCCACAGCGACTGCATCAAGATGGGGCATGGCCCTGGGGTTACTGTGATTCTAACCAGTCGTGATGGCAAGATTGACGGCCTTATTTCTGAAGGTGCAAATATCAAAGACATTATTGAAAACGCATAA
- a CDS encoding chromate transporter translates to MGKKVKPSLVEVFQLMFVSAATTFGGGYALVPVLETSIVEKKQWMEEEEFLDALTIAQSIPGVLAANIALILGRRIYGLRGALVACLGAVLPSVISVMIITMLYEQVKDAPLMRGFFAGVKPVVVALLFFSFLKLARRIPRRFYDWSLLLGTFVAVGFFRINPFWAILLGGGLSLWRKDLP, encoded by the coding sequence ATGGGGAAAAAAGTAAAACCTAGCTTGGTCGAGGTGTTTCAGCTGATGTTTGTTAGTGCTGCAACAACCTTTGGAGGTGGCTACGCCCTAGTGCCCGTGTTGGAGACTTCCATTGTAGAAAAAAAACAGTGGATGGAAGAAGAAGAATTTTTGGATGCTTTGACGATTGCACAGAGCATTCCAGGCGTCTTGGCAGCGAATATCGCCTTGATTTTGGGCCGAAGAATTTATGGGCTTAGAGGTGCGCTGGTGGCATGTCTTGGTGCTGTGCTTCCTTCTGTGATCAGTGTGATGATTATTACCATGCTGTATGAACAGGTAAAAGACGCGCCATTGATGCGCGGATTTTTTGCCGGCGTGAAGCCAGTGGTTGTGGCCCTTTTATTTTTTAGCTTTCTTAAACTGGCGAGGCGGATTCCCCGCCGATTCTATGATTGGTCCTTGTTGTTGGGGACCTTTGTTGCCGTTGGATTTTTTCGTATCAATCCCTTCTGGGCAATATTATTGGGAGGGGGGCTGTCGCTATGGCGCAAGGATTTGCCATAA
- a CDS encoding efflux RND transporter periplasmic adaptor subunit produces MKRVLGIFLASVLILTGCQPPLEITEEPYVPVEVTDVQTMNLEQRAALSGVLMANREAMIMVPIAAAVERVDVRLGQWVEEDDPLFRLDAEAIEDQVEQAAAAFDQARAGYESNLEQLRLAQTTAERLKRLYEAGAVSKSEWEQAKLAASPEMIDALLAGFQQAKTMYDQTNSLLNDLEVKAPISGKVSYLGVTEQGYAAPGQPAAIISDASTMKVAVNLPSKLISLISVGDSVSLEIPAIQTQTIGEILAIGSAVDQQTFLYPVEVRLENQAGKLLPGMFAKVYLVTERRDGVVAIPIEAVIEKLGLKKVFVQEEDRAVERLVETGLDDGSFVEIVSGLSVGEKLIVKGQSFLEDQARILVVEE; encoded by the coding sequence ATGAAACGAGTATTGGGAATTTTTCTAGCAAGTGTATTGATTCTAACAGGGTGTCAGCCTCCCCTTGAAATAACTGAAGAGCCCTATGTTCCTGTCGAAGTTACAGATGTACAAACCATGAACCTAGAGCAACGTGCGGCGCTGTCTGGTGTGTTGATGGCTAATCGAGAAGCGATGATTATGGTGCCAATAGCCGCAGCAGTCGAGCGTGTTGATGTGCGGTTGGGCCAATGGGTTGAGGAAGATGATCCGTTATTTCGATTAGATGCAGAAGCGATTGAGGATCAGGTTGAACAGGCTGCAGCTGCTTTTGATCAAGCTCGTGCCGGCTATGAAAGCAACCTGGAACAATTGCGATTGGCCCAAACTACAGCCGAGCGCTTGAAACGATTGTATGAAGCTGGCGCGGTGTCGAAGAGCGAGTGGGAACAGGCCAAGCTTGCAGCTTCACCCGAGATGATTGATGCCTTGCTTGCAGGCTTTCAACAAGCGAAAACGATGTATGATCAAACCAATTCTTTGCTGAATGATTTAGAGGTGAAGGCACCGATCTCGGGAAAGGTTTCATACCTTGGGGTGACGGAGCAGGGCTATGCGGCACCCGGGCAGCCGGCTGCTATTATTTCGGATGCCTCCACGATGAAGGTGGCGGTAAACTTGCCGTCGAAACTGATTTCTTTGATTTCGGTGGGGGATTCGGTTTCTCTTGAGATTCCAGCGATTCAAACGCAAACTATTGGAGAAATCTTGGCCATCGGTTCAGCTGTGGATCAGCAGACTTTTTTGTACCCGGTGGAAGTAAGGCTAGAAAATCAGGCAGGGAAGCTGTTGCCAGGCATGTTTGCCAAAGTTTATTTGGTTACTGAGAGGCGAGATGGAGTGGTAGCCATTCCCATTGAAGCCGTTATTGAGAAGTTAGGTCTTAAAAAGGTCTTTGTGCAAGAGGAAGACCGCGCCGTGGAACGTCTAGTTGAAACTGGTTTGGATGACGGAAGCTTTGTTGAGATTGTATCGGGACTCTCCGTAGGAGAAAAATTGATTGTCAAGGGTCAAAGCTTTTTGGAAGACCAAGCACGGATTTTGGTTGTGGAAGAGTAG
- a CDS encoding gamma-glutamyl-gamma-aminobutyrate hydrolase family protein has product MKPVIGVLGNLTTVEERAVTRAFVNQSYIDAVEKAGGVPLVFPVGIDRKATAYLLERVDGLLVTGGIDVHPFYYDEEPYEELGAILPTMDLFHIEAVRKAVEMQMPILGICRGLQVMNVAFGGTLFQDLSHIPTMVLKHQQEGSRTLGMHYVEVEAGSRLRKMIGERVMVNSLHHQSIKDLAPDFKVVAKASDGVVEAIEKKEYGFCLGVQWHPEEMIQVSSAMKPIFQGFINATRTEGLGGK; this is encoded by the coding sequence ATGAAACCAGTGATTGGTGTTTTGGGAAATTTGACAACCGTAGAAGAAAGGGCGGTGACACGCGCCTTTGTCAATCAATCGTATATTGATGCGGTTGAAAAAGCAGGTGGTGTACCCTTGGTCTTTCCGGTTGGAATCGATCGAAAGGCAACTGCGTATTTGTTGGAGCGGGTAGACGGACTGTTAGTAACCGGAGGGATAGACGTGCATCCTTTCTATTATGATGAGGAGCCTTATGAGGAATTGGGAGCGATCTTGCCCACCATGGACTTATTTCATATTGAAGCTGTTCGAAAAGCGGTTGAGATGCAGATGCCTATTCTTGGTATTTGTCGGGGCCTGCAGGTGATGAATGTTGCTTTCGGCGGAACCTTGTTTCAAGATTTGAGCCATATTCCTACCATGGTCCTAAAGCATCAGCAAGAAGGCAGCCGAACTCTAGGCATGCATTATGTTGAAGTCGAGGCAGGTAGCCGGTTACGAAAAATGATCGGGGAAAGGGTGATGGTGAACAGTTTACATCATCAATCCATCAAAGACCTAGCACCAGATTTTAAAGTAGTGGCCAAGGCGAGTGATGGAGTGGTGGAAGCCATTGAGAAAAAAGAGTATGGATTTTGTTTGGGGGTGCAGTGGCATCCTGAAGAAATGATTCAAGTATCGAGCGCGATGAAGCCAATTTTTCAGGGCTTTATCAATGCGACTCGAACGGAAGGTCTGGGAGGAAAATAA
- a CDS encoding chromate transporter, translated as MAQGFAIILDLFITFFKIGAMGFGGGLAMLPYIEQQVSVYHHWLSEGEFLDLLAIAQSTPGPIAINSSTFVGFRTAGILGAVVACIGVIFFAVFAINLLSSFLDKNVENPRIKQLFLTLRPITVGLILAAAFTTGSKVLVDWPSVGIALVAFFFLSRLKLHPIVVVLSFGVTGALFYLFV; from the coding sequence ATGGCGCAAGGATTTGCCATAATATTGGACTTGTTTATTACATTTTTTAAGATTGGAGCTATGGGCTTTGGTGGTGGACTTGCTATGCTGCCCTATATCGAGCAACAGGTTAGTGTTTATCATCATTGGTTGTCAGAGGGAGAATTTTTGGATCTTTTGGCGATAGCTCAATCGACACCAGGACCCATTGCCATTAACTCATCCACCTTTGTAGGATTTAGAACGGCGGGTATTTTGGGTGCGGTTGTCGCTTGCATAGGGGTAATTTTCTTTGCCGTTTTTGCAATTAATCTGCTTTCGTCTTTTTTGGATAAAAATGTTGAAAATCCCCGTATTAAGCAATTGTTTTTGACCCTGCGTCCCATAACAGTGGGCTTGATTTTGGCTGCAGCATTTACAACGGGGTCAAAGGTATTGGTTGATTGGCCCTCAGTTGGGATTGCGCTTGTTGCATTTTTCTTCTTGAGTCGCTTAAAATTGCATCCCATTGTAGTTGTATTGAGTTTTGGGGTGACGGGAGCATTATTCTATTTATTCGTATGA
- a CDS encoding DegV family protein, whose translation MGIRILTDSAGDLRPQEIEDLQIVELPIVILVDDQEFYENETIQKSQVYDRLKEGKRVTTAQITLHRFLEQFKAFASAGESCIYVSLSSKLSGTYQAACLAKKQIMDRYPDFDLTIFDSRSVSYGQGLMAKRAAELANLGVPKEMILESLNFFRDKMRIYFTVGTLEYLYKGGRLSKTSALLGGLLGIAPILGIENGQVVVIGKQRGVKKAWRKMIDLMDVETQCEPTMLVVGNSGTLDDVDRFLRLMSKRLPGVNPEVILPGAAIGAHTGPGLQAIFYLAEKEPEKSEG comes from the coding sequence ATGGGGATAAGAATACTGACAGACAGCGCGGGAGACTTGCGGCCTCAAGAAATTGAGGATCTGCAAATTGTAGAGCTGCCCATTGTCATCCTTGTGGATGATCAGGAGTTTTACGAAAATGAGACCATACAAAAGAGCCAAGTCTATGACAGACTCAAAGAGGGGAAACGAGTTACGACGGCACAGATTACCCTGCATCGATTTTTGGAACAATTTAAGGCATTTGCTTCAGCAGGCGAATCGTGCATCTATGTGTCCCTGTCATCCAAACTTTCGGGAACCTATCAGGCGGCTTGTCTGGCAAAAAAACAGATCATGGATCGCTACCCGGATTTCGATTTAACCATCTTTGATTCCCGTTCGGTTTCTTACGGACAGGGATTGATGGCAAAGCGGGCAGCAGAATTGGCAAATTTGGGTGTGCCGAAGGAAATGATTCTTGAGTCGCTAAATTTTTTCCGGGACAAAATGCGTATTTACTTCACAGTTGGAACCCTAGAATATCTTTATAAAGGTGGCCGATTGAGTAAAACGTCTGCCTTATTGGGTGGACTTTTGGGCATTGCGCCAATCCTTGGGATTGAAAATGGTCAAGTAGTTGTGATCGGAAAGCAAAGAGGCGTCAAGAAGGCATGGCGGAAGATGATTGATTTAATGGATGTTGAGACCCAATGCGAGCCTACCATGCTTGTTGTGGGAAATTCCGGCACCCTAGATGATGTTGACCGATTTCTTAGATTGATGAGCAAGCGACTTCCGGGTGTAAACCCGGAGGTGATTTTGCCTGGAGCGGCAATTGGTGCCCATACGGGGCCAGGACTTCAAGCAATATTTTATTTGGCAGAGAAAGAACCTGAAAAATCGGAAGGATAA
- a CDS encoding solute carrier family 23 protein, translated as MSTNEPAMTNSNYYEGLNGKNIVLGLQHLIAMFGATVLVPILTGLNPSVALFSAGVGTLTFHAVTGGKVPVFLGSSFAFIASIVAVGQTFGDLRYAQGGIMVAGLIYVLLSFLVKGVGVDKVRRLLPAQVVGPMIIVIGLNLVPVAYGMASGNFLLAGITLGSALLIKYVAKGFIQQLNILLAVVIGYVVSLSMGQVDTSLISDAAFLAMPSFTTPLFDIGAIMMIAPIVLAVFMEHIGDITTNGQVVGKNFIEDPGLNRTLLGDGLATLIAGLIGGPANTTYGENTGVLAITKNYNPATLRIAACFAIVLAFVGKLGGTLSSIPVPVMGGISLMLFTMIAYIGVQTIKREEVKVNAKNLIVMALILFIGLSPTYLGLTIGIPVTSSVSISGLSLAALVGVIANLALNGYKK; from the coding sequence ATGTCTACAAATGAACCTGCTATGACAAACTCTAATTATTACGAGGGACTAAACGGAAAGAACATTGTCTTGGGTCTTCAGCACTTGATCGCCATGTTTGGCGCCACAGTCTTGGTGCCCATCTTAACCGGATTAAATCCATCGGTTGCATTATTCTCCGCCGGAGTGGGAACACTAACATTCCATGCGGTTACAGGTGGAAAGGTACCCGTATTCTTGGGATCTTCTTTCGCATTTATTGCTTCTATCGTTGCGGTGGGTCAGACTTTTGGGGACCTTAGATACGCACAGGGCGGCATTATGGTTGCCGGTTTGATCTACGTTCTGCTTTCATTCCTTGTTAAGGGCGTTGGTGTCGATAAGGTAAGACGATTGTTGCCAGCACAGGTTGTTGGACCCATGATTATTGTCATCGGCTTGAACCTAGTACCCGTTGCTTATGGAATGGCCTCAGGAAACTTCCTGCTAGCGGGAATTACTCTGGGTTCAGCATTATTGATTAAATATGTGGCGAAAGGATTTATTCAGCAATTGAATATCCTTTTGGCAGTCGTAATCGGATATGTGGTTTCTCTTTCTATGGGACAAGTTGACACAAGCTTGATCAGCGATGCAGCTTTCCTTGCAATGCCATCATTTACAACGCCTTTGTTTGATATCGGAGCGATCATGATGATTGCGCCAATCGTTTTGGCTGTATTTATGGAGCATATCGGTGATATTACAACCAACGGTCAGGTTGTTGGAAAGAACTTCATCGAGGATCCGGGTTTGAACCGAACGCTTTTGGGCGATGGATTGGCAACATTAATTGCTGGATTGATTGGTGGACCTGCGAATACAACCTACGGCGAAAACACAGGGGTACTTGCAATTACAAAGAATTATAATCCAGCAACATTAAGAATTGCAGCATGCTTTGCGATTGTACTTGCCTTTGTTGGCAAATTGGGTGGAACCTTAAGCAGTATTCCTGTACCGGTTATGGGCGGAATCTCCTTGATGTTGTTCACGATGATTGCTTATATCGGGGTACAAACAATCAAACGTGAAGAAGTAAAAGTAAATGCAAAGAATTTGATCGTTATGGCTTTGATCCTCTTTATTGGATTGTCGCCGACTTATCTTGGCTTAACGATTGGAATTCCAGTGACAAGCTCAGTAAGCATTTCTGGCTTAAGCCTGGCAGCGCTGGTTGGTGTTATTGCAAATCTTGCATTGAATGGTTATAAAAAGTAA
- a CDS encoding NAD-dependent protein deacylase, protein MNVKGSYLMKNQLKIWMKESRSIVFFGGAGVSTESQIPDFRSADGLYQAKSEFNHRPEEMLSHDFFVNEPETFYRYYRGFILHPEAKPNAAHCALVEWEKMGNLAGIVTQNIDGLHQAAGSKNVMELHGSVHRNYCVGCGATYPLSFMVESEGISRCRKCGDIVRPDVTLYGEGLANKVTQAAIELIRRADMLIVGGTSLVVYPAAGLLRYFRGNRLVLINKEATPFDDKAQLIVRESIGKVLKETLE, encoded by the coding sequence ATGAATGTTAAAGGGAGTTATCTGATGAAAAATCAATTAAAAATTTGGATGAAAGAAAGTCGATCCATCGTCTTTTTTGGTGGCGCTGGTGTGTCGACAGAAAGTCAAATTCCTGATTTTCGATCGGCGGATGGCTTGTATCAAGCAAAGAGTGAGTTTAATCATCGCCCAGAAGAGATGCTTAGTCATGATTTTTTTGTAAATGAGCCTGAAACCTTTTATCGCTATTACAGAGGGTTTATTCTGCATCCAGAGGCCAAGCCGAATGCGGCGCATTGTGCTTTGGTTGAATGGGAGAAAATGGGAAATTTGGCTGGTATAGTTACTCAGAATATCGACGGACTTCATCAAGCCGCAGGATCAAAGAATGTGATGGAACTTCACGGGAGCGTTCATCGAAATTATTGCGTGGGCTGCGGCGCAACCTATCCGCTTTCTTTTATGGTGGAATCAGAGGGAATTTCTCGCTGTAGGAAATGCGGTGATATAGTTCGACCGGATGTGACACTATATGGGGAAGGGTTGGCTAATAAGGTGACCCAAGCGGCTATCGAGCTGATTCGCAGAGCAGACATGTTGATTGTCGGCGGAACATCACTGGTGGTTTATCCCGCCGCAGGACTGCTTCGCTATTTTCGAGGAAACCGATTGGTCCTGATCAACAAAGAGGCAACACCCTTTGATGACAAGGCACAATTGATTGTTCGTGAGTCGATTGGCAAGGTTTTGAAAGAAACCTTGGAATAA